One part of the Amphiura filiformis chromosome 5, Afil_fr2py, whole genome shotgun sequence genome encodes these proteins:
- the LOC140152042 gene encoding monocarboxylate transporter 12-like: MRHHQKDIGYSWIIALSAFTVTLFQMGVIKVFAVFIPHLVEQLNISTWVVGMAASIGIGLRHLLGHGLPGVAKVLALKDFFETKFSQANGIAFAGGAIGMIILAPLTEFLIGIYGWRGAMMIIAAMNMNICVAGALMVQPLEQSHIDELRQDSTKYTKYERLVKNVDSQTSNSNILTGENSKQQLLNKDKTSESKESSTKVSKFCDLFGLFILSQYPIFTINLIFMLIYEMVLSGWVLFIVSYTITLGYSNQIASFLSAVGGGGSLMGRLILGPFIDNGIITGRMMFFMLATGGAICMCCYPFTDSYWLLIILSFMTGVCLASGTPIFIVMINEMVESDSSAFVGAVGLHFFFRGIGRITGGPITGKLYDTTGSFYMAFLTLGTLAGVAALLALVNPRFISKTLTVTLMNAFHVFWSIYSVVRSGVNTQIQYAMYVVGTRDESVLS; this comes from the exons ATGCGTCATCACCAAAAAGACATAGGTTACAGCTGGATCATCGCCTTATCAGCATTCACTGTGACCCTCTTCCAGATGGGTGTCATCAAAGTATTTGCGGTATTTATACCACACCTGGTGGAACAATTGAATATAAGCACATGGGTTGTAGGAATGGCGGCTAGCATTGGTATTGGCCTGCGGCATCTGTTGG gtcATGGATTACCAGGTGTTGCTAAAGTCCTGGCATTGAAGGATTTCTTCGAGACCAAGTTCAGCCAGGCAAATGGTATCGCATTTGCAGGCGGGGCAATAGGAATGATAATACTCGCCCCTTTGACGGAGTTTCTCATTGGTATCTATGGCTGGAGAGGAGCTATGATGATTATTGCTGCAATGAATATGAATATCTGTGTTGCTGGCGCTTTAATGGTACAGCCGTTGGAACAATCTCATATTGATGAGCTTAGACAAGATTCTACAAAATATACTAAGTACGAAcgtttggtcaaaaatgttgactcACAAACTTCTAACAGCAACATTCTGACGGGTGAAAACAGTAAACAACAGTTACTCAACAAAGACAAGACAAGTGAATCAAAGGAATCTTCTACAAAAGTGTCAAAATTCTGTGACCTTTTTGGATTATTTATATTATCACAGTATCCAATTTTCACAATCAACTTAATTTTCATGTTAATATATGAAATGGTGCTCAGTGGATGGGTACTATTCATTGTATCTTACACGATAACACTGGGATACTCCAATCAAATAGCTTCCTTTCTATCAGCAGTTGGCGGAGGTGGATCACTAATGGGTCGACTTATTCTTGGACCATTCATTGATAATGGCATCATTACAGGACGGATGATGTTCTTCATGCTTGCCACGGGTGGGGCTATTTGTATGTGCTGTTATCCATTTACTGATTCGTACTGGTTGCTGATTATTTTATCGTTCATGACAGGTGTTTGCCTTGCTTCCGGTACACCCATTTTTATAGTAATGATTAATGAAATGGTTGAAAGTGATTCGTCTGCATTTGTCGGAGCTGTCGGGCTTCACTTTTTCTTTAGAGGAATTGGAAGGATAACCGGTGGTCCCATTACGG gaAAGCTTTATGACACGACTGGCAGTTTTTATATGGCTTTTCTAACGCTAGGTACACTGGCAGGGGTAGCTGCTTTACTGGCACTGGTTAATCCAAGGTTTATATCAAAGACACTG accgttacattaatgaacgcgttccatgtgttctggtcAATTTACAGTGtagtaagatcaggagtaaatactcaaatacaatatgccatgtatgtcgtgggcactcgtgacgagtcggttttatcatga